One Streptomyces sp. ML-6 genomic region harbors:
- the secG gene encoding preprotein translocase subunit SecG, whose product MVLAFEIALIVFSLLLMLLVLMHKGKGGGLSDMFGGGMQSSVGGSSVAERNLDRITVVVGLAWFACIVVLGLLIKLDS is encoded by the coding sequence GTGGTTTTGGCGTTCGAGATCGCCCTGATCGTCTTCAGCCTGCTGCTGATGCTGCTGGTGCTGATGCACAAGGGGAAGGGTGGCGGCCTCTCCGACATGTTCGGCGGCGGCATGCAGTCGTCCGTCGGCGGCTCCTCGGTCGCCGAGCGGAACCTCGACCGGATCACCGTGGTCGTCGGCCTCGCCTGGTTCGCGTGCATCGTCGTGCTCGGTCTGCTGATCAAGCTGGACAGCTGA
- a CDS encoding RNA polymerase-binding protein RbpA has product MGEAERGESAPRLRISFWCSNGHETQPSFASDAQVPETWDCPRCGFPAGQDQNSPPDPPRTEPYKTHLAYVRERRSDADGEAILAEALAKLRGEI; this is encoded by the coding sequence ATGGGGGAGGCCGAGCGGGGCGAGTCCGCGCCACGCCTCCGCATCTCCTTCTGGTGCTCGAACGGGCACGAGACGCAGCCGAGCTTCGCCAGTGACGCGCAGGTACCGGAGACCTGGGACTGTCCGCGCTGCGGCTTCCCGGCCGGCCAGGACCAGAACAGCCCGCCGGACCCGCCGCGCACCGAGCCGTACAAGACGCACCTCGCGTACGTGCGCGAGCGGCGCAGTGACGCGGACGGCGAGGCCATCCTCGCCGAGGCTCTGGCGAAACTCCGGGGCGAGATCTAG